Proteins from a single region of Runella sp. SP2:
- the acs gene encoding acetate--CoA ligase, whose amino-acid sequence MLIRTFEEYQAAYQHSVEDPEGFWAEVAQEFKWHKPWKKVLDWNFTGPDVKWFVNGKTNITENALDRHLRELGNHPAIIWEPNDPHEPSVTLTYKMLHDQVCRFSNVLKRNGVQKGDRVCIYLPMVPEAAIAMLACARIGAIHSVVFGGFSAQSLTDRINDSDCKVIITSDGAARGPKNIPMKDTVDDALIGCRSVEKVIVLTHTRTPISMIKGRDVWWESEMKQVTSDCPPEVMDSEDPLFILYTSGSTGKPKGVVHSTGGYMVYSAYTFQNVFQYEPGQIHFCTADVGWITGHSYIVYGPLLSGATTLMFEGVPTYPDAGRFWDIVDKHKVDILYTAPTAIRSLMGFGLKYVEGKDLSSLKVLGSVGEPINEEAWNWYNENIGKGRCPIVDTWWQTETGGILISPIAGVTKTKPTYATLPLPGVQPILVDENGVEIEGNGVSGNLCIKYPWPSIIRTTWGDHERCRQTYFSTYPERYFTGDGCLRDEDGYYRITGRVDDVLNVSGHRIGTAEVENAINMHADVIESAVVGYPHDIKGQGIYAFVICENVLDDEDLSRRDILATVTRIIGPIAKPDKIQFVRGLPKTRSGKIMRRILRKIAEGDTSNLGDTTTLLDPTVVEDIKEGAL is encoded by the coding sequence ATGCTTATTCGTACATTTGAAGAGTATCAGGCCGCTTACCAGCATAGTGTAGAAGACCCTGAAGGTTTTTGGGCAGAAGTGGCTCAAGAATTTAAGTGGCATAAGCCTTGGAAGAAAGTATTAGACTGGAATTTCACTGGCCCTGATGTAAAATGGTTTGTGAATGGTAAAACAAATATTACCGAAAATGCACTTGACCGACACCTACGTGAACTGGGAAATCATCCAGCGATTATTTGGGAGCCAAACGATCCCCATGAGCCAAGTGTGACGCTTACGTACAAAATGTTACATGATCAAGTGTGCCGTTTTTCCAACGTATTGAAACGCAATGGTGTTCAAAAAGGAGACCGCGTTTGTATTTATCTGCCAATGGTACCTGAGGCTGCCATTGCCATGTTGGCTTGCGCGCGCATCGGAGCGATTCACTCGGTGGTGTTTGGTGGTTTCTCGGCACAATCGTTGACCGATCGTATCAATGACTCTGACTGTAAGGTAATTATTACCTCAGATGGTGCAGCGCGTGGCCCGAAAAATATTCCGATGAAAGATACCGTGGATGATGCATTGATTGGCTGCCGTTCGGTCGAAAAAGTGATTGTATTGACGCATACCCGCACACCAATTTCGATGATTAAGGGGCGTGATGTATGGTGGGAAAGCGAAATGAAACAAGTGACGTCTGATTGCCCTCCCGAAGTCATGGATTCGGAAGATCCTTTGTTTATCTTATATACTTCTGGGTCAACGGGGAAACCCAAAGGGGTGGTTCATAGTACGGGTGGTTACATGGTCTATTCGGCTTATACATTCCAAAATGTTTTTCAATATGAGCCAGGGCAAATTCACTTTTGCACCGCCGACGTAGGTTGGATTACAGGGCATAGTTATATCGTCTATGGGCCTCTGTTGAGTGGTGCAACTACCTTGATGTTTGAAGGGGTGCCAACCTATCCTGATGCAGGGCGTTTTTGGGACATTGTGGATAAGCATAAAGTAGATATTTTATATACGGCTCCAACGGCGATTCGTTCGCTGATGGGCTTTGGTTTAAAATACGTTGAAGGTAAAGACCTGAGTTCGCTCAAAGTGTTGGGTTCGGTAGGGGAACCTATCAACGAAGAGGCGTGGAATTGGTACAACGAAAACATTGGAAAAGGCCGTTGTCCAATCGTAGATACATGGTGGCAGACTGAAACGGGTGGTATTTTGATTTCACCGATTGCGGGGGTAACAAAAACCAAACCTACTTATGCTACGCTGCCATTGCCAGGCGTACAACCAATTTTGGTGGATGAAAATGGCGTTGAAATCGAAGGAAATGGCGTGAGTGGTAACTTGTGTATTAAGTATCCATGGCCGTCGATTATTCGTACGACTTGGGGCGACCACGAGCGTTGTCGTCAGACGTATTTCTCTACTTATCCTGAACGTTATTTTACAGGGGATGGATGTTTGAGAGACGAAGATGGATATTATCGTATCACAGGACGGGTGGATGATGTATTAAACGTATCGGGGCACCGTATCGGAACGGCCGAAGTTGAAAATGCTATCAATATGCACGCCGATGTGATTGAAAGTGCCGTAGTTGGTTATCCGCACGACATCAAAGGACAAGGAATTTATGCTTTTGTGATTTGTGAAAACGTGCTTGATGACGAAGATTTGTCGCGCCGTGATATTTTGGCTACCGTAACGCGCATCATTGGGCCTATTGCCAAACCTGATAAAATTCAGTTTGTGAGAGGGTTACCTAAGACGCGTTCGGGTAAAATCATGCGCCGTATTTTGCGTAAAATTGCCGAAGGAGATACTTCAAACTTAGGTGATACCACCACGTTGCTCGACCCAACGGTGGTAGAAGACATCAAAGAAGGGGCTTTGTAG
- a CDS encoding DUF1501 domain-containing protein yields MEKLLKELQQAELERQTRRYFLQTLGAGVGGLGLGSLLGGCGYSSKEKMPAAPLVSADPMNVRMPQFTPKVKQVIYIHMAGAPSQLELFDYKPELEKYHGKDCPAEFLEGKKFAFIKGVPKMLGPKGKFAQHGQSGAWVSDYLPYLQTAVDDVSFLKAMYTDQFNHAPAQLLMHTGSARLGRPSLGAWTVYGLGSENRNLPGFIVLASGGKQPDAGKSVWGSGFLPTVYQGVQCRTGGDPVLYVSDPQGMNRDIRKQTIEAINEINKQTYEEVHDPEILTRISQYEMAFRMQMSVPEVMDVSKEPQYILDMYGVQAGEGSFAMNCLLARKLVENGVRFVQLFDWGWDTHGTSEDGSVEVGLRNKCLASDQAVTALLKDLKMRGLLDETLVVWGGEFGRTPMQENRDGQVLPYSGRDHHLEAFTVWMAGGGVKKGFSMGETDPLGYAGVKDRTHVHDLQATILHLMGFNHEKFTYPFQGRNFRLTDTAGKIITPILA; encoded by the coding sequence ATGGAAAAGTTATTGAAAGAACTTCAACAGGCAGAATTGGAACGTCAGACGCGTCGGTATTTCTTGCAGACACTTGGCGCGGGCGTAGGTGGACTAGGCTTAGGGTCGTTGCTCGGAGGCTGTGGATATAGCTCAAAAGAAAAAATGCCCGCTGCTCCGTTGGTATCGGCCGACCCAATGAACGTTCGGATGCCGCAGTTTACACCCAAAGTAAAACAGGTGATTTATATTCACATGGCGGGGGCACCTTCGCAGTTGGAATTGTTTGATTATAAGCCAGAACTAGAAAAATACCACGGAAAAGATTGTCCTGCTGAATTTTTAGAGGGAAAGAAATTTGCCTTTATCAAAGGCGTTCCTAAAATGTTGGGTCCTAAAGGAAAGTTTGCCCAGCACGGACAATCGGGGGCGTGGGTTTCGGATTATTTACCCTATTTGCAAACGGCGGTTGATGATGTCTCGTTTTTGAAAGCCATGTACACCGACCAGTTTAACCATGCACCTGCACAGTTGCTGATGCACACAGGTAGTGCACGACTCGGGCGTCCTAGCTTGGGAGCGTGGACTGTCTATGGCTTAGGCTCCGAAAATCGAAATTTGCCAGGATTTATCGTATTGGCATCGGGTGGAAAACAGCCTGATGCGGGCAAATCGGTATGGGGAAGTGGCTTCTTACCAACGGTTTATCAAGGGGTTCAGTGCCGTACGGGGGGCGACCCTGTTTTGTACGTATCAGACCCACAAGGGATGAACCGCGACATTCGTAAACAAACCATTGAAGCCATCAATGAGATAAATAAACAAACCTACGAAGAAGTACATGACCCCGAAATATTGACGCGAATTAGTCAGTACGAAATGGCATTTCGGATGCAAATGTCGGTGCCCGAAGTAATGGACGTCAGCAAAGAACCGCAGTATATTTTGGACATGTATGGCGTACAAGCTGGCGAAGGGTCTTTTGCGATGAACTGCCTTTTAGCCCGTAAATTGGTCGAAAATGGTGTTCGCTTTGTGCAGCTTTTTGACTGGGGCTGGGACACCCACGGCACGAGCGAAGACGGCTCCGTAGAAGTAGGGCTTCGGAATAAATGTTTGGCGTCTGACCAAGCAGTAACGGCCTTGTTGAAAGACTTAAAAATGCGTGGATTATTGGACGAAACGCTAGTGGTATGGGGAGGCGAATTTGGCCGAACACCCATGCAAGAAAACCGCGACGGACAAGTGCTTCCCTATTCAGGGCGCGACCATCACCTTGAGGCATTTACGGTATGGATGGCAGGGGGCGGGGTTAAAAAAGGGTTTTCAATGGGAGAAACCGACCCGCTAGGGTACGCAGGGGTAAAAGACCGCACGCACGTCCACGACCTGCAAGCGACAATTCTGCACTTAATGGGCTTCAACCACGAAAAGTTCACGTATCCTTTTCAGGGGCGTAACTTTCGTCTAACGGATACCGCTGGCAAAATCATTACGCCCATTTTGGCTTAA
- a CDS encoding M28 family peptidase: MNHIINLLTNHPLKKLVFLLFVASSTLAQTREDSVVIRKIYNETLTNGQGYEWLRYLCKQVGPRLSGSEGAKKAVVYTQQLMQQQGFDRVFLQDVKVPHWVRGKKEEAYIHVGKQKINVPIAALGGSIATSVKGVEAEVIEVKSFQQLRELGKEKVKGKIVFFNRPMDPTKLNTFEAYGGAVEQRANGASEAGNLGAVGSIVRSVSTVQDDFPHTGSMRYATGAPLIPTAAISTNAANLLSNKLKENPTLTFFFRQNCETLPDADSHNVVGEIKGSEFPDEIIVVGGHLDSWDLAEGAHDDGAGCVQSIEVLRVLKAIGYKPKRTIRAVMFMNEENGLRGGIKYADLAKQNNEKHIAAVESDNGGFTPKGFGVVGRPDQKAKIQTWKELLAPYSLHEIGPGGGGADIGPLAQSGTVLFGYKPDSQRYFDVHHAPNDNFENVNKRELDLGSASMAAIIYLLDKYGI; encoded by the coding sequence ATGAATCACATCATCAACCTTCTAACCAACCACCCATTGAAAAAGCTTGTTTTTCTGTTGTTTGTGGCTAGTAGCACACTGGCTCAAACCCGCGAAGATTCGGTCGTCATTCGCAAAATTTACAACGAAACACTCACCAACGGCCAAGGCTACGAATGGCTGCGTTATCTCTGCAAACAAGTAGGCCCTCGCCTCAGTGGTTCCGAAGGGGCTAAAAAAGCGGTGGTTTACACCCAACAGCTCATGCAACAGCAGGGGTTTGATCGGGTGTTTTTACAGGATGTAAAAGTGCCACATTGGGTGCGTGGCAAAAAAGAAGAAGCGTACATTCACGTGGGTAAACAAAAAATCAATGTTCCCATTGCTGCCCTCGGCGGGTCGATTGCGACCTCTGTTAAAGGCGTTGAAGCCGAAGTGATTGAGGTCAAAAGCTTTCAGCAATTACGGGAATTGGGCAAAGAAAAAGTCAAAGGAAAAATTGTCTTTTTTAATCGCCCAATGGACCCGACCAAGCTCAACACGTTTGAAGCTTACGGTGGTGCCGTTGAACAACGCGCCAACGGAGCCAGCGAAGCGGGAAATTTGGGTGCCGTAGGATCAATTGTCCGTTCGGTAAGTACCGTTCAAGATGATTTTCCGCACACGGGAAGTATGCGTTATGCCACAGGTGCGCCCCTTATTCCGACCGCAGCGATTAGCACCAACGCCGCTAACCTGCTCAGCAACAAGCTCAAAGAAAATCCAACGTTGACTTTTTTCTTCCGTCAAAATTGCGAAACATTGCCCGATGCTGACTCCCACAACGTAGTGGGTGAAATAAAAGGAAGCGAGTTTCCCGATGAGATTATCGTCGTAGGTGGCCATTTAGATTCGTGGGATTTGGCCGAAGGTGCTCACGACGACGGAGCAGGCTGTGTACAATCTATTGAAGTGTTACGGGTATTGAAAGCCATTGGTTACAAGCCCAAACGCACGATTCGGGCGGTAATGTTTATGAACGAAGAAAATGGGCTGCGCGGCGGTATAAAATACGCGGATTTGGCCAAACAGAACAACGAAAAGCACATCGCGGCGGTAGAGTCTGACAACGGTGGCTTTACGCCAAAAGGTTTTGGGGTCGTAGGCCGTCCAGACCAAAAAGCTAAAATCCAAACGTGGAAGGAGCTGCTTGCGCCCTATAGTTTGCACGAAATTGGCCCAGGAGGCGGTGGCGCTGACATTGGCCCATTGGCACAATCAGGCACCGTATTATTTGGATATAAACCTGATTCTCAGCGGTATTTTGACGTACACCACGCTCCCAACGATAATTTTGAAAACGTAAACAAACGCGAACTAGACCTTGGCAGTGCCTCCATGGCAGCCATAATTTATTTGTTGGATAAATACGGGATTTAA
- a CDS encoding glycosyltransferase family 2 protein: MSNYRPLISVAMCTYNGAKFVTEQLESIQNQTLLPDELVVCDDGSTDNTVALVEQFGKNAPFPVRIFQNEHKLGVTKNFEKALTACQGDLLFLADQDDYWLPEKVAHLSKAFSENPSVNVVFSDALLVDEYTHSLQKHFWEVVRFGPHQQEQWKQGRSIEVLLVGNRVAGCTMAVRKSFVNAILPFPSDISEFLHDTWMAFVASLLNQIVFIPKVLIQYRQHCAQQVGTQQKSLQSVTLTSRFSRPHSAKLAPLQQQADELRKIYTHLSRVIPNSAPNFRILAEKLHFLETRAHLPDNRFRRIWPTLQQWRKGNYHRFADQDATTTGILLTALGDILE, from the coding sequence ATGTCCAACTACCGACCGCTGATTTCGGTTGCAATGTGTACGTACAACGGTGCAAAATTTGTAACGGAGCAGTTGGAAAGCATTCAAAATCAGACTTTACTCCCCGACGAACTTGTCGTTTGCGATGATGGTTCGACGGATAATACTGTTGCATTGGTCGAACAATTTGGAAAGAACGCTCCTTTTCCTGTCCGTATTTTCCAAAACGAGCATAAGCTAGGCGTAACCAAGAACTTTGAAAAAGCGCTGACCGCTTGCCAAGGTGACCTTTTGTTTTTAGCCGATCAAGACGACTATTGGCTGCCCGAAAAAGTAGCCCATTTATCAAAAGCCTTCAGTGAAAACCCTTCCGTAAATGTGGTTTTTTCGGATGCTCTTTTGGTAGATGAATATACTCACTCTCTCCAAAAGCACTTTTGGGAAGTTGTTCGTTTTGGTCCCCATCAACAGGAGCAATGGAAACAGGGACGAAGTATCGAGGTATTACTCGTCGGCAACCGAGTTGCGGGTTGTACGATGGCCGTACGCAAATCGTTTGTGAATGCAATTTTGCCATTTCCTTCCGATATTTCGGAGTTTTTACACGATACTTGGATGGCGTTTGTCGCTTCTCTCCTCAATCAAATCGTATTTATTCCCAAAGTCCTCATCCAGTATCGTCAGCACTGTGCTCAGCAGGTAGGAACTCAACAAAAAAGTCTTCAATCAGTCACACTAACCAGTCGTTTTTCTCGCCCGCACAGCGCCAAGCTTGCTCCGCTACAGCAGCAAGCCGACGAGTTACGAAAAATCTATACCCATCTAAGTCGGGTAATTCCTAATTCGGCGCCTAATTTTCGGATTTTAGCCGAAAAGTTACATTTTCTGGAAACACGCGCCCATTTACCCGACAATCGTTTTCGACGAATTTGGCCTACGTTACAACAATGGCGGAAAGGGAATTACCACCGTTTTGCCGACCAAGATGCTACTACAACGGGAATTCTTTTGACAGCGCTAGGAGACATATTGGAATAG
- a CDS encoding glycosyl transferase produces the protein MRLAFTICTLSHLALAKTMADSLVKYNPDYRVVIGLFDKINDRDVSSVSAHTIVEINEQQVPDFHNLFNRYTVFELSCLAKPFMASWLYKTYPDVEKLLYFDADIRLFGDVAPIEKDLDSHSIVITPHVVTPITGEGIPHLRSFLNAGLYNGGFFALRRSEETARFLAWWEDRVWHEGYFNFAEGMNCDQLWLNYVPLFYPNALVSQHLGYNLAYWNMHERKVSQKNDGFWVNDTFPLVFFHFSGYRLSSPDNLSVHQDRFSFSARPDVKPLFDIYQKELTANNDTHFKSLPNAYHKPSYFYQKNKALRRILINGCRRLLRLLDA, from the coding sequence ATGCGTCTTGCATTTACAATCTGTACCCTAAGTCATTTAGCACTGGCCAAAACGATGGCCGATAGTTTGGTAAAATATAACCCCGACTACCGTGTGGTGATTGGACTTTTTGACAAAATCAACGACCGTGATGTTTCGTCCGTCAGTGCACATACAATCGTTGAAATCAATGAACAGCAAGTCCCCGATTTTCACAATCTTTTTAACCGATATACTGTTTTCGAGCTGAGTTGTTTGGCTAAGCCTTTTATGGCTAGTTGGCTTTACAAAACCTATCCCGACGTTGAAAAATTACTCTATTTTGATGCTGACATTCGCCTTTTTGGAGATGTTGCTCCCATCGAAAAAGACCTTGATAGTCACAGTATTGTTATTACACCACACGTGGTTACTCCTATCACTGGCGAGGGGATTCCGCATCTGCGTAGTTTTTTGAATGCGGGCTTGTATAACGGTGGTTTTTTTGCGCTCCGTCGTTCCGAAGAAACTGCTCGTTTTTTAGCCTGGTGGGAAGACCGTGTTTGGCACGAAGGCTATTTCAATTTTGCCGAAGGAATGAACTGCGACCAACTATGGCTCAATTACGTTCCGTTGTTTTATCCCAATGCTCTCGTTAGTCAACATTTAGGTTATAATTTGGCCTACTGGAACATGCACGAGCGAAAAGTGTCACAGAAAAATGATGGCTTTTGGGTAAACGACACCTTTCCTTTGGTATTTTTCCATTTTAGCGGCTATCGACTTTCGAGTCCAGATAACTTGTCTGTTCACCAAGATAGGTTTTCTTTTAGTGCTCGTCCCGACGTGAAACCACTTTTTGACATATACCAAAAGGAACTAACAGCTAATAATGACACTCATTTTAAAAGTTTACCAAACGCATATCATAAACCTTCGTATTTTTACCAAAAAAACAAAGCGCTTCGGCGAATTCTAATCAATGGCTGCCGACGTCTATTGCGTTTACTCGACGCGTAG
- a CDS encoding 6-bladed beta-propeller → MNLSSSRRDFMKATATTLLAPSILSNSSMASAADGDIVGHGSHRYKIQAGWGKLDAAQFPVKNCHEMVIDSKGRLIMVTDETKNNILVYDRSGKLLESWGHEYPGGHGLTLWNANGEEFLFICDPNSGKVTKTDLKGKVLMTIEHPSKVGAYKPEDKFLPTETAVGPTGDIYVADGYGSQWILQYTSKGEFIRKFGGSGDEDGQFSTAHGITVDYRNKSNPTLLITSRAHNAFKRFTLDGKYLSTIFLPGAYVCRPVIHGDTLYAGVCWSRLRYLNQTPNSGFVTILDKNDKVISNPGGTKPEYRNGQLQLMVQDKAAVDGILMHCHDVCIDNDENIYICQWNAKQTYPVKLARI, encoded by the coding sequence ATGAACCTTTCTAGCTCACGTCGCGATTTTATGAAAGCAACAGCAACTACGCTGCTCGCTCCTTCGATTTTATCAAATTCTTCTATGGCCAGTGCCGCCGACGGTGACATTGTTGGCCACGGTAGCCACCGTTACAAAATTCAGGCAGGCTGGGGTAAACTTGATGCCGCGCAATTTCCCGTTAAAAACTGCCATGAAATGGTCATCGACAGCAAAGGAAGACTTATTATGGTAACGGACGAGACCAAAAATAATATTTTGGTGTACGACCGTTCGGGTAAGTTACTAGAAAGCTGGGGTCACGAATATCCTGGAGGGCACGGCCTTACGCTCTGGAATGCCAACGGTGAAGAGTTTTTGTTTATCTGTGACCCTAACTCTGGAAAAGTGACCAAAACCGACTTGAAAGGGAAAGTTTTAATGACCATTGAACACCCATCCAAAGTAGGAGCTTACAAACCCGAAGATAAATTTTTGCCTACTGAAACTGCCGTTGGCCCAACGGGCGACATCTACGTGGCAGACGGATATGGCTCGCAGTGGATTTTGCAGTACACCTCAAAGGGGGAATTTATTCGGAAATTTGGAGGTTCGGGCGACGAAGATGGACAATTTTCGACCGCCCACGGAATCACCGTCGATTACCGCAATAAATCGAACCCGACCTTGTTGATTACGTCGCGTGCGCACAATGCCTTCAAACGCTTTACATTGGATGGGAAATACCTCTCAACTATCTTTTTGCCAGGAGCTTATGTGTGTCGTCCTGTGATTCATGGCGATACGTTGTATGCAGGGGTATGTTGGTCGCGTTTGCGGTATTTAAACCAGACTCCTAACTCAGGTTTTGTGACAATTTTGGATAAAAATGACAAAGTCATCTCAAACCCAGGAGGAACCAAACCCGAATACCGTAATGGGCAACTTCAATTGATGGTGCAAGACAAAGCCGCGGTTGATGGGATTTTGATGCATTGCCACGATGTGTGTATCGACAACGACGAAAATATCTATATCTGTCAGTGGAATGCCAAACAGACGTATCCAGTGAAGCTTGCAAGAATCTGA
- a CDS encoding RagB/SusD family nutrient uptake outer membrane protein, which produces MQLNIIKNLGKAALIGAVLIGPSSCSDFLSEQAPSNLTPDNFYTIPDHAEAALASVYADMRFMGDGAGIFSSNWQLLEALTGTSTTETAQNSDLNNLYGLVHDGNTAHVVNYWNGLYKVIAQANQVIDKVPGITTMPDAQKKKVLGEARFLRATAYFTAVRLWGDIPLVTKPQTASSEDFQPGRAPQEEVYKLIVDDLVAAEAAGLAWMDVSGRANLAAVKAQLARVYLTMAGFPLNKGAAHYKLAADKALEVITYANANPGTINLFTSYEDVHKESTENRLEHLFMLQYNTVVAGNPMDNMYPNFKPVTFNGPSGTGSTVPTSFFYKSYEAGDLRAKDQDGYFYTTYFTNGNGARFELGAPYVFKHFNRTANGTSGVAGTRQNNLNVPQIRYAEVLLLFAEAQNEVGGPTQAAYDAFKRIRDRAQLTTPALGTYTQTTFREAVWRERWHELCYEQITWFDMVRLRKVYNETTNGFDNFVGHVNLSSNRPLQEKHLLLPLGRQEMLNNPNLKPQNPGYPN; this is translated from the coding sequence ATGCAACTAAACATTATAAAGAACCTAGGAAAAGCCGCACTTATCGGAGCCGTTCTCATCGGGCCTTCGAGCTGTTCGGATTTCTTGAGCGAACAAGCCCCTTCAAACCTTACTCCCGATAACTTCTATACCATTCCAGACCACGCAGAAGCGGCTTTGGCCTCTGTCTATGCAGATATGCGTTTCATGGGTGATGGAGCAGGTATCTTCTCGTCAAACTGGCAATTGTTGGAAGCCCTTACGGGAACTTCAACCACCGAAACCGCGCAAAACTCTGACTTGAACAACCTCTACGGATTGGTTCACGACGGAAACACTGCGCACGTTGTCAACTATTGGAACGGTTTGTATAAAGTAATTGCGCAAGCTAACCAAGTAATTGATAAAGTACCTGGGATCACAACAATGCCCGATGCGCAGAAAAAGAAGGTATTGGGAGAAGCTCGCTTCTTGAGAGCTACGGCTTACTTCACAGCGGTACGTTTGTGGGGCGACATTCCATTGGTAACTAAGCCTCAAACAGCAAGCTCGGAAGATTTCCAGCCGGGCCGTGCTCCACAAGAAGAAGTTTACAAACTCATCGTGGATGACCTCGTTGCTGCTGAAGCAGCAGGTTTGGCATGGATGGATGTAAGTGGACGTGCAAACTTAGCGGCGGTAAAAGCACAGTTGGCTCGTGTGTATTTGACAATGGCAGGTTTCCCTCTCAACAAAGGAGCAGCTCATTACAAACTAGCGGCTGACAAAGCATTGGAAGTAATCACTTACGCCAATGCCAACCCTGGCACTATCAACCTCTTCACTTCGTACGAGGATGTACACAAAGAAAGTACTGAAAACCGTCTTGAGCACCTTTTCATGCTTCAATACAACACGGTTGTAGCTGGTAACCCAATGGATAACATGTATCCTAACTTCAAACCTGTGACTTTTAACGGTCCTTCAGGAACAGGAAGTACAGTACCAACTTCGTTCTTCTACAAGTCGTATGAAGCAGGTGACTTGCGTGCTAAAGACCAAGACGGGTATTTCTACACTACGTATTTCACCAACGGTAACGGAGCTCGATTCGAACTAGGTGCACCATATGTATTCAAGCACTTCAACCGTACCGCCAACGGAACGTCGGGAGTGGCAGGAACTCGTCAAAACAACTTGAACGTGCCTCAAATTCGTTATGCAGAAGTGTTGTTGTTATTTGCTGAAGCTCAAAACGAAGTGGGTGGCCCTACACAAGCTGCTTACGATGCTTTCAAACGCATCAGAGACCGCGCACAACTTACCACTCCTGCACTTGGTACTTATACGCAAACAACTTTCCGCGAGGCGGTTTGGAGAGAGCGTTGGCACGAGTTGTGCTATGAGCAAATCACCTGGTTTGACATGGTACGTCTTCGCAAAGTGTATAACGAAACAACAAATGGTTTCGATAACTTCGTTGGTCACGTAAACCTAAGCTCGAATCGCCCATTGCAAGAAAAACACTTGTTGTTACCGTTAGGACGTCAAGAAATGCTTAACAACCCTAACTTGAAACCACAAAACCCAGGTTATCCTAACTAG